The Mycolicibacterium smegmatis genome has a window encoding:
- a CDS encoding acyl-CoA synthetase: MEDLQAVLASTRSHALGDIPRRSARRCPDKVAIIDGDVTLTFAKFEHHVDRAAAALQDNGFGVGDRVAVLAHNCWQYAVLAFATARAGVVLVPVNFMLTAEEISFILGHSRAGGFLVEADLVPTAEAAMRLGGSVTTTAALVLPGQGLPAGWTDFDRWLQTDSPAPAPYVADDQMIRLMYTSGTESHPKGAMHSTRSLMGNYISSIIAGSMEGTDIEIHSLPLYHCAQMDNFFITDIYLGATSIILPRPEPELVLRTIEKYGVTNYFAPPTVWISLLRSPVFDQVDLTSLRKGYYGASAMPVEILAEMRERLPNLRLWNFYGQTEMAPLASALGPDEQDAHAGAAGRPVINVETAILDDDNRPVPPGEVGEIAHRSPHLMLGYLDDEAKTAEAFRGGWFHSGDLGYYDEHGLLHVVDRKKDMIKTGGENVASREVEEAVYRHPAVEEVAVFGLPHPTWVEAVVAAVVTRDGAELTEDELLTHCRSCLAGFKTPKQVFFVESLPKNPSGKLLKRVLRERFARTTTDAI; encoded by the coding sequence ATGGAAGACCTCCAGGCCGTGCTCGCATCGACACGCAGCCACGCGCTCGGTGACATCCCTCGCCGTTCGGCGCGCCGGTGTCCGGACAAGGTGGCGATCATCGACGGCGATGTGACGTTGACCTTCGCCAAGTTCGAGCATCACGTCGACCGTGCCGCGGCGGCGCTGCAGGACAACGGATTCGGCGTCGGCGATCGTGTCGCGGTGCTGGCGCACAACTGCTGGCAGTACGCCGTGCTGGCCTTTGCGACGGCCCGCGCAGGCGTGGTGCTGGTGCCCGTCAACTTCATGCTGACGGCCGAGGAGATCTCCTTCATCCTGGGCCACAGCCGAGCCGGCGGATTCCTGGTCGAGGCCGATCTGGTGCCCACGGCAGAGGCCGCGATGCGCCTCGGCGGATCCGTGACCACCACCGCCGCGCTGGTGCTGCCGGGCCAGGGCCTGCCCGCCGGATGGACCGACTTCGACCGGTGGCTGCAGACGGACTCCCCCGCCCCCGCCCCGTATGTGGCCGATGATCAGATGATCCGCCTGATGTACACCAGCGGCACGGAATCACACCCGAAGGGTGCCATGCACTCCACCCGCAGCCTGATGGGCAACTACATCAGCAGCATCATCGCCGGGTCCATGGAGGGCACCGACATCGAGATCCACTCGCTGCCGCTGTACCACTGCGCCCAGATGGACAACTTCTTCATCACCGACATCTATCTGGGCGCCACCAGCATCATCCTGCCCCGCCCGGAGCCTGAGCTGGTGCTGCGGACCATCGAAAAGTACGGCGTCACCAACTATTTCGCGCCACCGACGGTGTGGATCTCACTGCTGCGCTCACCGGTGTTCGACCAGGTGGACCTGACCAGCCTGCGCAAGGGGTACTACGGGGCCTCGGCGATGCCGGTCGAGATCCTCGCCGAGATGCGCGAGCGCCTGCCCAACCTGCGCCTGTGGAACTTCTATGGCCAGACCGAGATGGCGCCGCTGGCCTCGGCGCTGGGGCCCGACGAACAGGACGCCCACGCCGGCGCCGCGGGACGCCCCGTCATCAACGTCGAGACCGCGATCCTGGACGATGACAACCGTCCCGTGCCCCCCGGGGAGGTCGGCGAGATCGCCCACCGCAGCCCACATCTGATGCTCGGTTATCTCGACGACGAGGCCAAGACGGCAGAGGCGTTCCGCGGCGGATGGTTCCACTCCGGCGATCTCGGCTACTACGACGAGCACGGCCTGTTGCACGTCGTGGACCGCAAGAAGGACATGATCAAGACCGGCGGCGAGAACGTCGCGAGCCGCGAGGTGGAAGAGGCCGTCTACCGCCACCCCGCCGTGGAGGAGGTGGCGGTCTTCGGCCTGCCGCATCCGACGTGGGTCGAGGCCGTGGTGGCCGCGGTGGTGACCCGCGACGGTGCCGAACTCACCGAGGACGAACTGCTGACCCACTGCCGGTCGTGTCTGGCGGGCTTCAAGACACCCAAACAGGTCTTCTTCGTCGAGTCGCTTCCCAAGAACCCGAGCGGCAAGCTGCTCAAACGGGTGCTGCGGGAACGGTTCGCGCGGACCACAACCGACGCGATCTGA